GCTTCCTGTCGCAGCTGCCGGCGGTTCGCGCGCAGGGCTTCGACGAGCGTTTCATCCGCCTGTGGGAGTTTTATCTGGCGTACTGCGAAGGCGGCTTCCTGGAACGCTCCATCGGCGTCTCGCAGCTGCTGTTCGCGCGTCCCGGTTACCGGCCGGCCGACATTCCGGGGACCCACTGACATGATCAACCTGCTCTGGGTCTGGCTGTATGCCGCCGTCATCATGAGCTGGGGATGGTGGTGGCAACGCCGTCACCAGAACATCGGTGTGGTCGACGTGCTCTGGGCCAAGGGTGTAGGCGCGTCGGCACTGCTGCTTGCCCTGCTCGGCGAAGGCGCAACGGCGCCACGCATTGCGTTGGCGGTGCTGGGCGGGCTGTGGGGGTTGCGGCTCGCCCTGCACCTGTGGAAGCGCGTGCGCAGCGAGGATGAAGATGGCCGCTACCAGCATCTGCGCAAACACTGGAACGGGCACCAGGGCAAGATCTTCGGCTTCTTCCAGTTCCAGGCGCTGCTGGTCGTCCTGTTCGCGTTGCCGTTCGTGGCAGTGTCGCAGAGCGCGGACCTGCCGGTGGGCTGGATCATCGCCGCAGTGGCGATGTGGCTGCTCAGCGTAGGCGGTGAATCGCTCGCCGACCGCCAGCTGGCGCGCTTCCGGGCCAACCCGGCCAACAAGGGCAAGACCTGCCGCGACGGGCTGTGGCGTTACTCCCGCCACCCCAACTACTTCTTCGAGTGGCTGCACTGGTTCACCTACGTGCTGCTGGCGTTGCATTCGCCGCTGTGGTGGCTGGCCTGGTCCGGCCCGCTGGTGATGTACATCTTCCTGCGCTGGGTGAGTGGCATTCCGTTTACCGAAGCGCAGGCGCTGCGCAGCCGTGGCGACGACTACCGCGCCTATCAGCGCAGCACCCCGATGCTGTTTCCGTGGTTTCCCAAGGAGTCCAAGCCGTGAATGTCGCCCGTGAATCGCTGCCGCTGCCGGACTACGCACCCGGGCTGACCGGCCTGGCCGAGCGAGGCCTGCTGCCGGACGCATTGCTGCGGCTGGGCATCCGCCGCCAGTGCGAAGCGCGCCTGCGCGAGGAAAGTGCCGGTGGCGTGGAAGCACAGGCGAAGCGCTTCTCCGAGCGCATCGTGGGCCTGTCGCGCAGCCCGGTGGCCCTGCACGTGGATGCTGCAAACCGCCAGCATTACGAAGTGCCTGCCGCGTTCTTCCAGGACTGCCTGGGTGCGCGCCTGAAGTACAGCAGCTGCTACTACCCCACCGGCCGCGAAACCCTGGACCAGGCGGAAGAGGCGATGCTGTCGCTGTATGGCGAGCGCGCCCAGCTGGCTGATGGCCAGGACATCCTCGAACTGGGCTGCGGCTGGGGCTCGCTGACCTTGTGGATGGCAGAACGCCTGCCCGGCGCGCGCATCACCGCCGTGTCCAACTCCAACAGCCAGCGCGAGTACATCATGGCGCAGTGCCGCGCGCGCGGACTGAAGAACGTGACCGTGCTGACCCGCGACGTGAACCAGCTGGTGCTGGACCCGGGCAGCTTCGACCGCTGCGTGTCGATCGAGATGTTCGAGCACATGCGCAACTACGCGCGGCTGATGCAGCGCATCCAGCAGTGGCTGCGACCGGAAGGCAAGCTGTTCGTGCACATCTTCGTGCACCGCACCCTGATGTACCCGTTCGAAACCGAGGGCGAGGATAACTGGATGGGCCGGCACTTCTTCACCGGCGGCCTGATGCCGGCGGCCGACACC
This portion of the Stenotrophomonas aracearum genome encodes:
- a CDS encoding DUF1295 domain-containing protein — its product is MINLLWVWLYAAVIMSWGWWWQRRHQNIGVVDVLWAKGVGASALLLALLGEGATAPRIALAVLGGLWGLRLALHLWKRVRSEDEDGRYQHLRKHWNGHQGKIFGFFQFQALLVVLFALPFVAVSQSADLPVGWIIAAVAMWLLSVGGESLADRQLARFRANPANKGKTCRDGLWRYSRHPNYFFEWLHWFTYVLLALHSPLWWLAWSGPLVMYIFLRWVSGIPFTEAQALRSRGDDYRAYQRSTPMLFPWFPKESKP
- a CDS encoding class I SAM-dependent methyltransferase, which produces MNVARESLPLPDYAPGLTGLAERGLLPDALLRLGIRRQCEARLREESAGGVEAQAKRFSERIVGLSRSPVALHVDAANRQHYEVPAAFFQDCLGARLKYSSCYYPTGRETLDQAEEAMLSLYGERAQLADGQDILELGCGWGSLTLWMAERLPGARITAVSNSNSQREYIMAQCRARGLKNVTVLTRDVNQLVLDPGSFDRCVSIEMFEHMRNYARLMQRIQQWLRPEGKLFVHIFVHRTLMYPFETEGEDNWMGRHFFTGGLMPAADTLLHFQQHLRLQQRWLVDGTHYERTANHWLERQDQNRDAVMAVLRAGYGDAAAALWFQRWRMFWMACAELFGYQQGQQWMVAHYLFDRA